The Plutella xylostella chromosome 12, ilPluXylo3.1, whole genome shotgun sequence genome includes a window with the following:
- the LOC105384225 gene encoding uncharacterized protein LOC105384225, whose amino-acid sequence MSARPAAGAARAKKQNHANIPCPIENCARFTYGKLPDHLTKRHGLTGAERDALNEQQRKRFFNGELCQVRFLKESAIRDLWGPDYDDPRIRQKIHQSYGLVKIRIIPLAATQRARPLTEQDANVLTSYNARTAPRPTRVSRPRPRARPYPPPESTPAGTSSESSEGEENTRTSALPPSPPPSSPSLPPSPVPYELQPPVETRLRDIFDPKVDAGYKAVIDDMKKSMTLGRNVGPRKRKAYRTYRRYAKRLIAYLHRQHSPLAYDVDLLLCGERQVCAFLERVKSERKTKTFRNYIVAAIKLLDSRLFAIETDPGCKEKVGSMTRVYEALHRRLNECDRVLAEKNSVTHSQLPSDFDPDIIGHSFNDSCDELV is encoded by the coding sequence ATGAGTGCCCGGCcggccgccggcgccgcgcgcgctAAGAAGCAGAACCACGCCAACATCCCCTGCCCCATCGAGAACTGCGCGCGCTTCACGTACGGCAAGCTCCCGGACCACCTCACCAAGCGACACGGCCTCACGGGCGCCGAGCGGGACGCCCTCAACGAACAACAACGGAAACGGTTCTTCAACGGAGAACTCTGCCAAGTCAGGTTCCTAAAAGAATCAGCCATCAGAGACCTCTGGGGCCCCGATTATGATGACCCTCGCATCAGACAGAAAATACACCAAAGCTACGGTCTTGTCAAAATACGCATCATACCGCTAGCGGCTACCCAGCGCGCCCGCCCGCTCACTGAACAAGATGCCAATGTTCTTACCTCGTACAATGCTAGAACTGCGCCACGACCTACCAGGGTATCACGGCCGCGGCCGAGAGCGCGCCCGTACCCACCCCCCGAGTCCACCCCCGCGGGCACCTCCAGCGAGTCCAGTGAAGGAGAGGAGAACACCCGCACCAGCGCGCTGCCCCCCTCCCCACCCCCGTCCTCGCCCTCCCTGCCCCCGTCCCCCGTCCCGTACGAGCTCCAGCCGCCCGTGGAGACGCGGCTTCGAGACATTTTCGACCCAAAAGTAGATGCCGGGTACAAGGCTGTCATAGATGACATGAAGAAGTCGATGACGCTCGGCAGGAATGTGGGGCCGCGGAAGCGCAAGGCGTACCGCACGTACCGCCGCTACGCGAAGCGGCTAATCGCTTACTTGCACCGACAGCACTCACCTTTGGCCTACGACGTTGATTTATTGCTGTGCGGTGAGCGACAAGTTTGCGCTTTCCTCGAGCGCGTGAAAAGCGAGAGGAAAACGAAGACGTTTCGGAACTACATCGTGGCTGCGATCAAGCTGCTCGACTCGAGACTGTTCGCGATAGAGACGGACCCTGGCTGCAAGGAGAAGGTGGGGTCGATGACCCGCGTTTATGAGGCTCTACATCGCAGGCTCAACGAGTGTGACAGGGTTCTAGCCGAGAAGAACTCGGTCACTCACTCCCAGCTCCCCAGTGACTTCGATCCCGACATTATCGGACACAGTTTCAACGACAGTTGCGATGAACTTGTGTAA